The DNA sequence TTCCCGTTATCTTGCTTATCTTTCTGAGTATCACGTTCCAAGTCCCAAATTAAATCTATTATACTTTTATTTCTGTCCCTAGCAACCAGTGCAGCAAGTGTAAACAACTTATATAAAGAGGTCTAACGAGATGAATGAAATAGAACCCATGCAGAAATGCACGGAAATGAGAAATTTACTAGCTGATACTTTACGtgcatatttatatgttTCATAATCAGAAATCAGGCGGTTTGCTGATGATGTGCGCGCCTCAGCCCTAATCagaatttatttattttctattcttctaatttaaaaaaaagtgctaattaaataaaactTTGGTTTTATCGGGCGAATGCTGGCGGCTATTGCGTTACTGCCTTCTTTCTCCAACTTACCCCAcacaaaaattttgaagatcGTCGCGTCGATAATTCTatattgtttttatttgcCGCTTACTGCTTATAACTGTCTCTGGGCTTGCTTTGCCAGAGTTTTGTGCCTTCTCTCACCCTGCAATTTCTTTACTATTTACTCTTCTAAGCACAGAGGATgctttatcattttttttattctagGATTTTCCTCGGAATTTCTACATTCCACCTCTCCATACCATAACAATACACCATTCGGGATTTATAGCGCTGTTATCGGCTAAAAATAGACTGAATAATGTGACGAAACGACGAATATACAGACGTCAATCGACGCTTATGGAGCCATAACTATCATAACTATTCACAGATGTGGCGGTGCACAATTATTTTAGCAATGCAAGGAACACACGATGCACAGTCTTTCAATAAAATGCATTAAATGAAATCGCAATTTCCTGCGAAACGTAAAACTACAAAAAATCAGACATTGCGGTATTGGTACCACATCAGAGTTATCTTTGAAATTGCAGAAACCAGGTTATTGACATACATTTCATGCTTTCCCACTGGGGTGTTGAGCCACAATGAATTCTACAGAAAAACGACTCTTAAAAGAGTATAGAAACGTCCAGAGAGAGCTTCATGGAACCAAGAATAGCTCATTAAGGAAGTCTGGACTTTTAGAATTGAAACCAACGTCACAGTCGGATATGTATGAGTGGAGTGCCACAATTGAAGGGCCAGATAGTACGCCTTACGAAAATACAGCATTTGATCTTGATATCAAGATTCCAAGAAGTTATCCACTAGAACCACCGGCAATCTACTTTGTTGTGCTTTCGGATGAGACTATAAGGAAACTGCAGGGTAGAAGTAATAAGAAAGACATTgaagtttcaaaaaaagcacCAATAACTCGTAAATGCTTCAAGATGCCACACCCAAACGTTAATTTTAACACAGGAGAAATATGCCTAGATatattgaagaagagatgGTCGCCGGCCTGGACGTTGCAAAGTGCCATTTTAGCTATAGTAGTGCTTCTATCGAATCCCGAGCCAAGCAGCCCGCTAAATGTGGACTTGGCGAATTTATTGAGATGTGAGGATGAAACTGCTTACAAGGCTCTTATTAGATTTTACATAGAAGAATACAGCGCCATTTCGACGTAAAATACGAAATTTCACGGCTTACACACCTGCTCCGGACAGTAAAAGCAAACTCAACTAGATAGTTATATCTATAATTAATGCGAAACACCACGCAAAGAAAGTTACATACAACGACATAAAATCACTATTAAACCACTTagttctgcttcttctccttctcttcGTGCTCCTTGATAACCTTCTTGACGATCTTCTGCTCCTCAATCAAGAAAGCTCTGATGATTCTGTCCTTGACACAGTTAGCACATCTGGAACCTCCGTAAGCTCTGGAAACAGTCTTGTGAGTCTTTGAGATTGAGGCGTACTGTCTTGGTCTCAAAACGGCAATACCTGGCAAAGGGACACCGCAGTCACCACACTTTGGTCTGCTGGCCAACTTCTTGATGTGGTGTGCAACCAACTTTCCACCTGGGGTCTTCACAACCTTGATCTGGTTAGACTTGGTGTTGtctgaaataaaaagaggatatGTTAGTATTCCATGTTACTTGAGAGTATATGGGTTGTGCCCAGTCACAATAAGCCCGTTTGCCGATATGAAGTAATGAAATCTCATCCTTAATGTCCACACTCGATAAATTATGCAACGTGTGTGTCTAGAAGAACAATTACATATAATGGTTGCATCTTCCTTCAATCCGACCTGATCTTTAGTTTGTTTGTTGTAAACGTCTTTCTGTACAGTCTGCACACCAACAGATGATACTTGTAAGATTGCTGCCTTGTGATTTTCCAACTGCATGACCTTCTATTTGCGAGCTCTTACTTCCTTGCTTGTCATAATATCATGATACTGCTTTGAACTAATTCATAAACCGCTTTATGTTGATGCACTGTAATAAACATGAATATAATTGTTGATACCTCTGTTTTGCGCCCTTGTCAAGTATGTTCACCCATATCCCAAATTAACAACCAAACCTTCATCTTCTACAACATTGACTTCATTGCTCCTGACACTTGTTAACGACGACATAAACCGCCCCATATTTAATACGTACATggatttcttcttcttaggGTAACTCTCTGAGCCATCTTGAAGTTCTTATTTGCCTGTGATTGGTCTTTTCAGATACCTAAAGCTTTTGCAAACTTGTGTTAAAGAGATATCGTCTTGAACTATCTCTGGcaatatgtttttttttcacctatCATCCTGagagaaatttgaaattcGCTCCAGCACTGAGGCTAGTCGagcaaaaaatttttaccAGCTTAATAACTGCTAGAGGTGTGAGGGTTaaccatttttttgagaaaaaggGCTTGCCtacatttcattttattttttgctttaaaCTAAGCAAAGTCACGTGATGCGGCCACAGCCGCATAAAATGCGCTTATCAGGCTATCAGGATCGAGAGAGGTGGCACGTTAAGTGATAAATGCTCCCACATAAATGGCAATATAAACGATCGTGAGCTCTACGAAATGTTATGCCTACGAAATTAAAAGATCATTTATCGAAAAAACTGTATTCATACTATAAAAGCAGTAGATACCATAGATCACGTGACCTGCAAAACCGAGATCTAGTTAATGAAAGCTGTCTTAGTTCTTCTCGAGAGCAACAACTTCCATCTCTAATGGAACACCCAATGGCAACTCCTTGACAGCAACACAAGATCTGGCTGGTTTGTGAGTGTTGAAGTACTTAGCGTACACCTCGTTGAACTCACCAAACTTGGAGATGTCGCTGAGGTAAATGTTGCACTTGATGATATTCTCAAGAGATGAATTGGAGTCCTCGACAATTCCTAAGACATTCTGGATAACCTGTTCAGATTTAGCCTTGAAATCACCATTAACTGGCTTTCCATCAACTGTGAATGGAATTTGGCCGGAAACAAAGACGAATCCATTGGCCTTAATGGCATGAGAGTAGGAAGCGGCAGCTGGAGGAGCTCTGGTAGAGCTGACAGGGGTGACCTTGCTGGATAAAGCCATTCTGAATAAACTTGGACGAGCGGTAAAAGCCAATCTTTGGTTGAGTCTCAATGACTGTTTTGCTGCCTTTGCGAAGAACGACATGGTTATAAATTGAATCTGGTTAATTGTGGAGAGAACGGCCTTTAATGGATTTTCTATCGAGGTGGAGTTGTGTCGTATACTCCGCCAATTGAGCAGCGAAAAGTGGCTGGTAAATACTTTGAAACTTGATTGTGTGCGcttttaatttaatttttttttggttttccTGAGTTTTCGAGGATAAGAAATACCAAAATTCCGTTACCGGAGATGCCTGCAGATTTCGGCAAACACTTTTTTGCAGCAGCGGATGAACGAAGTGAAATGAGAATGATGGAAAGGAAGTCCGCCTGAACAGAAATCAGCAAAAATAGACGGCTTTTGCATCACTATTGACGGGTCGATCGGACTTTGATTTCAAGTTTGAACTGATCAGCAAGACTTTATCTTCCTATTCGATACttagaataaaaatagtaTACCGATAACTAGAAAAGTTTTAGATTTAACAAAAGCTTGCCGTTCAGATTACAATACAAAAGCATATATGTATCACTAGCAGAGGGGCACATTTCATCTGCGCACATACAGACATCAGCTTACACCCTTTCTCAGGACACTTCCATCGTTAAATTACCTCTTTTACTAATTACTGTGCAACGTGCGAATAAGCTCTGCTTACCTAAGCAAGATCGGCTCACACCGAATTCACCCCAAACCGCCATTGTTCTCCTTAATATTTTTCGACTATTTTTCACCGCtcgcttttcttctttggtcCAAATGACTCAACTATTTTCGCATTGACAATATTGTCAAGAAGCGAGAAGCATTCCGTAAGCAACATGTGCAAGTAGCAAAGTGCTTCAACCAGCATGTAAATGCAACTGAATCCCATTAACAAATTATTGAATTTGCAGGTTGATCTGTAGTGATTCTTCTTATACTGTCTGATCGAGGAGTCGGAGGTCCGGATTTTCGGCCCACTAAGCGTAGAGGAAAAGtgaataaaatgaataaataatcTTCAAcatgtaattttttttcaggaCATAT is a window from the Brettanomyces bruxellensis chromosome 2, complete sequence genome containing:
- the MMF1 gene encoding Protein mmf1, mitochondrial gives rise to the protein MSFFAKAAKQSLRLNQRLAFTARPSLFRMALSSKVTPVSSTRAPPAAASYSHAIKANGFVFVSGQIPFTVDGKPVNGDFKAKSEQVIQNVLGIVEDSNSSLENIIKCNIYLSDISKFGEFNEVYAKYFNTHKPARSCVAVKELPLGVPLEMEVVALEKN
- the RPL34A gene encoding 60S ribosomal protein L34A, yielding MQLENHKAAILQVSSVGVQTVQKDVYNKQTKDQVGLKEDATIIYNTKSNQIKVVKTPGGKLVAHHIKKLASRPKCGDCGVPLPGIAVLRPRQYASISKTHKTVSRAYGGSRCANCVKDRIIRAFLIEEQKIVKKVIKEHEEKEKKQN